From Cannabis sativa cultivar Pink pepper isolate KNU-18-1 chromosome 8, ASM2916894v1, whole genome shotgun sequence, a single genomic window includes:
- the LOC115700731 gene encoding uncharacterized protein LOC115700731 → MENSATDLQPLEQFSSDSAIQPQTCNQEDKSEETSLVQQSRRPNLSSLQIPARSLENSLSDFMRNDNSSVSSPASTRAGLPPRPNSAKVKSSIKGLFPQRSLKVKNLPQDVERTVLIIPEMLPSDGSCERPTTSRSFSLNKVFFSSSSKVTSSLPVTPMANSGLEHVQDGHLENRSEFSTIEVNHHITRSLSVPVNVKTRSLRRIDSGGVFRVISATPRPATVDGASRNDAPVTEAASEDAGEDIPEEEAVCRICFVELGEGGDTLKMECSCKGELALAHQECAVKWFSIKGNKTCDVCKRDVKNLPVTLLKIQNPPQILRRPPPAPQHRESIRYRIWQDIPVLVMVSMLAYFCFLEQLLVSDLGPRALAISLPFSCVLGLLSSMIASTMVSRSYIWAYASFQFAIVILFAHIFYTILNVNPILSVLLSSFTGFGIAISTNTLLVEYLRWRTSRQMQSTRQQIEIALQQQQQQQQRHLHQQWQQQEQYQHHQPQEFREILQQQERHQENTREHQQPPLEVSNMGPLPSSRHQIILTT, encoded by the exons ATGGAGAATTCAGCTACTGACCTTCAGCCTCTTGAACAATTCTCCTCCGACTCCGCCATTCAACCTCAG ACATGTAATCAAGAAGATAAAAGTGAAGAGACTTCCTTGGTTCAGCAATCAAGACGTCCTAACCTATCCTCCTTGCAAATTCCTGCAAGGTCTCTAGAGAATTCTCTCTCTGATTTTATGAGAAATGACAATTCTTCTGTATCTAGTCCTGCTTCTACTAGAGCTGGACTTCCCCCCAGACCAAATTCAGCTAAGGTCAAGTCATCCATAAAAGGCCTGTTTCCTCAAAGAAGTCTGAAAGTGAAAAATTTACCTCAGGATGTTGAGAGGACTGTTCTTATTATACCGGAGATGCTTCCATCAGATGGTTCTTGTGAAAGGCCTACTACTTCAAGGTCGTTTTCTCTTAATAAGGTTTTTTTCTCTTCATCAAGTAAAGTAACAAGTTCTTTACCAGTTACACCAATGGCAAATTCAGGCCTAGAGCATGTACAGGATGGACATCTGGAGAATCGTTCTGAGTTTTCT ACTATTGAAGTCAATCATCATATCACCCGCTCATTATCAGTGCCAGTAAATGTTAAGACTAGAAGTTTAAGGCGAATAGATTCTGGTGGTGTATTTCGTGTAATATCAGCTACTCCGCGTCCTGCAACTGTTGATGGAGCATCCCGAAATGATGCCCCAGTGACAGAAGCTG CTAGTGAAGATGCTGGTGAAGATATTCCTGAGGAAGAAGCTGTTTGTAGGATTTGTTTTGTCGAGCTTGGGGAAGGTGGTGATACACTAAAAATGGAGTGCAGCTGCAAAGGAGAGTTGGCACTTGCACACCAAGAGTGTGCAGTGAAATGGTTTAGCATTAAAGGCAACAAGACCTGTGATGTCTGCAAGCGAGATGTTAAAAATCTGCCTGTGACATTGCTAAAAATACAGAACCCTCCTCAAATTCTTAGACGGCCGCCTCCAGCACCTCAGCATAGGGAATCTATCCGTTATAG GATCTGGCAGGATATTCCAGTTCTTGTCATGGTTAGCATGCTTGCCTATTTCTGCTTTTTGGAGCAACTTCTG GTATCTGATTTGGGTCCTCGGGCACTAGCAATTTCTTTACCATTCTCTTGTGTTTTGGGCCTCCTTTCTTCAATGATTGCTTCCACTATGG TGAGCAGGAGTTACATATGGGCTTATGCTTCTTTCCAGTTTGCCATCGTCATCTTGTTTGCCCACATATTTTATACCATT CTTAATGTAAACCCAATCCTTTCAGTTCTTCTTTCCTCATTCACTGGCTTTGGGATTGCAATCAGCACAAATACTTTGCTAGTTGAGTACCTTAGATGGAGAACTAGCAGGCAGATGCAATCCACCCGCCAACAAATTGAAATTGCattacagcaacaacaacaacaacaacaacgacATCTTCACCAGCAGTGGCAGCAGCAAGAGCAGTATCAACACCATCAACCACAAGAATTCAGAGAAATCCTGCAACAGCAAGAACGCCATCAAGAAAATACTCGAGAGCACCAACAACCACCATTGGAAGTATCAAATATGGGCCCCCTTCCTAGTTCCAGACATCAAATAATTCTGACTACATAG